The following nucleotide sequence is from Bacteroidota bacterium.
GCTCTACAACGATCCGAATCTTACGGTGCGACGGGAAGTCCCGCTATCCGATTTCTTCGAGCAGACCGCGGGCTCGTATGTATGGCTGAATCTTGACCCGCGATATACGTGGGGGAGATACATTCTCGATGCAGCGGCGCTCCGTATCCCGATCGTCACGACGCGTTCGACCGGCCAAGCAGAGGAGTTTTTCCCGGCGCTCACTGTTGAGCATGAGTTCGCTACCGAGCATGCACAATCGCTCATTCGCAGGTTGTTTGATGACGACGCGTTTTACCGCGAATGCGCAGACGTGCCACTGGAAGCATTCGAGCACCTCCGTCCCGAGGTAAAAGCACGGCAGATGATCGACGCACTAACACCTCCGTGAGCCAACGCTATCATATTCTCTTTCGGACTTGTGACATCGTGCACTCGCTGCACAATGCACCGCGGCCGTTCGACCTCGATAAGCGCACGCTCATCAAGGTCTGTTTCCGCTCGCTCATCGAAGCGCTTCGGCCCGTCGATCACCGTATCGTCATCATTGCCGACCGCCTCTCGCCGGAAATGACGACGTTTTTCGAGAGCTTCCGCGAGCAGGGCCACGAGATCGAGATGGTCCACGGCGAATATGGCAACGACAACTCGCTTCGCAAACAGGTCGAGCTTGCGCTATCGGTACCGGATGACGACTGGGTGTACTTCGTAGAGGATGATTATGTCCACACTCCAGAGGCATTTGTCTGGATGAACGACCTCATCGTGAACAAGGACGAGTACATCACGAAGAAGACGATCCTTCGACAACTGAAATTCTGGAAGACACGGCTCGACACCATTCCGATTGTCATCCATACGCCGGATTATCCCGACCGCTACCTGCCGCGCTATTTGCGTCCGTCGCTAATTTTCCTCGGAAAGCATTGCCACTGGCGGCAGATCACGAACACGACGTTCACGTTCCTGATCAAAGCCTCGTCGGTGAAGCGGTACAAAGACATTCTATTCTACTCCTGCAACGGTGCAGACGACGGCTACCTCAGTCGCGCGCTGTATGGCGGTCTGCGCTTCGGTGACAAAGCCCTCTGCCTGAGCCCGATCCCCGGCGTCTCGACCCACATGCACGACGGCGTGATGACGCCGCTCGTCGATTGGGCATCGATTGTTGACCGGCATCGGGGTTCGTGACGATGAACGAATGCCGAGTACTGTCCCTGCGCAACCAATTGCATTTCAGTGTGTTTAGGTATCGTGAATTTCTTTGTCCCGAACCGCCCGCTGCTGCTGTATTCGATATTGCTGAGCTTGGTTCTCATAGGCTCCGATATCGTGCACGCCCAGGTATTTGACCCATATCGAAAGGTATCCGATCCTCGCGGTATCTGCCGCCTTACAGGCCCGGATAGTTTACCGGTTCGAGTTAATAGCGGAGTATATCGGTCTGGGGTTCAGGATAGTGTGGATGATTATCAGATTATAGGTGCTGCGACCGGGGCAGGAATCCTTACTCACATCTGGCTACAGTATTACGAGTTGCCTGCCGATTCCATTTGTTTGGTCAAGATTTGGATCGACGATTCGCTTATTGTTGCTTCGGATCTGCGCGGACTCTTTCGCAACGTCCACGGAGTCTTCCGTCCACCGCTGGACTCGGAAGCCTCCGGAGCATTTGTGTGCGACATTCAACTCTGCTACAAGAAGAATTTTCGAGTGACGGAGTTCACCGCTCCAAATAACTGCTGTTTGTTCTGGGGAGTGGAGTACCGACCAATGCCCGATTCGTCTGAGATCGAGAGTGCCTTGACGAGATTCCCGATTACAGAACAACAACAACATGCCGCCGAAGAGGCGTATCATCGCTCAGGTTCACCATGGGACACGACTGCCTCGGTTCGGCATGTTCTGCCGCAGATGCTGGTCGCGGCGGGGGAGTCGGTACTCATTGATTCACTCCGAGGGCCAGGGCTGCTGCAGGAGCTGCATGTTGACGTGGATACTGCCGAGTTTGCGGCCCTATCTGACCTTCGTTTACGTATCTATTGGGATGGGAATCCGACGCCAAGCGTCGATGTGCCGGTACCAGACTTCTTTGGTTGCGGCGCTGGATTTCGCACCGTGAATGCGTTTCAAATTCGAGCGGATCTCGGGGGTCATTTCACCTGCTACCTTCCGATGCCATTTGCGGAGCAAGCGGTAATCCGACTCGAGAATTTCGGTTCGAAGACAGTCCATCTCGGCGGAGGGCAGTTACTCTACTCTCCTGAAGCGGTGAATCGCCATGACGAAGGGTATCTCTATGCGCAGTTCAGCGAATCCAAGCCTGCGCATTGGAAGCGGTACCATCCGGTCGCTCATGCGCTCGGCCGGGGTCGTTTCATCGGCGTGTTCTTCGCATTGCCTGACTATCCGATCGCCTCCTACCTGGAGGGGAATCCGTACTTCTTCGTCGATTCATCCGAACAGAACACTGTATGGTATACCGGTACGGAAGACTATTGCAATGGGGGCTGGTATTTCCGTGATCACACGTTCTCATTGCCATTTGCAGGTTGTACGCACGAATACTCCAGTATCTACCGCTTTCACTACCTCGACGCACTCGATTTCGAAAAGTCGTTGGACTACGAACACCAACACGGTGTCAATAACGACTTTCAGACATGGTACCGAACCGTCGGTTTCTTGTACAAACGATGGACTCCGTTTTGGCCAAGCCATGATAGCCTCGACCGAGCAGAACAATGGAACATCCAGGGGAAGGGGTACCGTCCGGGGCAAGCGATCGACATATCGATCGATACCACGCATCTACGATCGATGACAGCAGGAATCGATGGCTCGTTTACCGCCGACCTTACCATTCCGGCCTCGGTGCCGAGTGGTATACATCGGCTGAGTGTCAACGGGGAAGTACGCCCCGAGCCGATCTTCGTACTGTCCGATCCGACGGTACGGTTCCTCAATGACACCAATCCGCCTGTATTTCGTGCAGGGGACTCGTTGATACTCGACGGACAAGGTTTTATTCCGGGCGAACGCGTTCGGATCTACGTCGATACCGCAGAGGTCAATTATCTCTCGATCCCGACAGTTTCTTCGCTCAACGATCTGCATGCGACCATCCGGCTTCCGTGGCTGCCGGAGTCTGTGTATCGAATTCGGGTTCGTGGCGATCGCGGTTCAGAAGCGCTCACCCGATCGTTTCAACTGACCCGGACACTTTCGTATGAATTCGAGGACCTCCCGGTGATTTATAGCGAATGGACCTACCAGTCATCTCCAGTCTACCTCGGATGGTACCCGTATGCCGATTGGAGCAATACGACGGGGTATCTCTTCTATCCGGACGGGCCATCACGGAAGATCAAATTCGGGTTTAACGTGCCTGTCAGCGATACGTTCGCTGTATCCATGTACCATATCATTGGACTTCGATACGGCAATTATGACCTCTATCTCGACAGTATGTTTGTGGGGTCGTTGCATGGATATCTGGACACCGACTGGTCGATGCCAATGCGTTCGGCGCCTCTCGAACTGGGTATTCATTACCTCACCGCCGGTTCGCACGATCTGATGTTCCGTTGTACCGGACACGATAGTTCTGCGGTTGATTTTCTCATGGATGCCGACAATATGATTCTCACGCCAACTACTGCGTATCACAGTTTGAAGCAGCCCGGCGACTCGTCGACAGATGTCGAGACCCTGCCTGGTCCGTTTGCGCGGCTATCCGAAAATCCCGTCCGTTCCGACCGGGCAATCCTTCGATATTCGCTCGGCTCTTCTTCGCCCACCGATGGGGCCACCATTACTGCAGACGTATTTGATATTCTCGGCAGACGAGTTCGTTCGAGTTCGGGGCTGCAAACGTCACAATCCGTGGGTTCGATCGAGCTGGATTGCCGCGGACTAGCCAATGGAAAGTACTTTGTCATCGTTCACGGCATCGACGGGTTGAGCTCGTCGAACACGACTCTTCCAATGGTACTGGATCGGTAGTAAACTCGTCGCAATCCGATGCACATAGACACATGTGCTTCATAGGTTGTCGCTACATTCGATGGTCGTCATCCACAAGCATCCTTATAGAGAATAAGGGGTTAGCAATCGAGTTCGATCTCATGGTTGATAACCGCGATTGTATGTGAAGAAGATTGTTGATAAATACGAGCATGTTTGCCTTGCTTTTTAAAATCAATTTGCCGAAATTTGTATTTACAACTTCGCTCCATTTTTTGGGAGCGTAGTTCTGTGCTCGTATAAGGTTTTGCACTCGGAAACAATCTCGCGAGTGCGCTGCAGAATTCAGGACGTTTAAGTACCGACTCGCCGAACAACCGAAACGCACAGCTTAGGGATAGTCATGATAGCCTCGACGAATATCGGATCACTTCTTCAGCAACACCTGCCTTATGCGGGTGCCGGACCATTGACTGTTCGGCGCATCCTGAGCGTTGCCCCCTCCGGCTGTCGACGCCGAAGAACGAGATAACTTACTCACGTTTTTTGTTTAGAATTGTAAGGAGCATACGAAACGTATGAAGGTAGCCCGTCGCTTTACGAAAAAAGGAACCAGTGTCTTCGATCAGTTCGAATACACGATGCGCTCGAGCGTGTTGCGCAACCCCGATGGCAAGCCGATCTTCGAGATGCACGACATCGAAGTACCGCGCCAGTGGTCGCAGGTGGCTACCGATATCCTCGCCCAGAAGTATTTCCGCAAGGCCGGCGTCCCCCAGCGCGATGCCGAAGGCAACCTCCTCATCGGTGAGGACGGCAAGCAGGTCATGGGCGCCGAGAAGTCCATCAAGCAGGTAGCTCACCGTTTGGCGGGTTGCTGGCGCTATTGGGGCGAGAAGCACGGCTATTTCTCCTCCAAGGATGATGCGCAGGCGTATTATGACGAAATGGTCTATATGATCATGCGTCAGATGGGTGCTCCGAACTCGCCGCAGTGGTTCAACACTGGCCTTGCCTGGGCATACGGCATCACCGGTCCGGCACAGGGCCACTGGTACGTCGATCCGAAGACCGGCCAGCTCACGCGTTCGAGCGACGCCTACACCCATCCGCAGCCGCACGCCTGCTTCATCCAGTCGGTGACCGACGATCTCGTCAACGAAGGCGGCATCTTCGACCTGATGACGCGCGAGGCGCGCATCTTCAAGTACGGCTCGGGCACGGGCTCGAACTTCTCTGCATTGCGTTCGGCAGGTGAAAAGCTTTCCGGCGGCGGACAGTCGAGCGGACTCATGAGCTTCCTCAAGATATTCGACACCGCAGCAGCGGCGGTGAAGTCGGGCGGCACGACGCGTCGCGCAGCGAAGATGGTCATTCTCGACGTTGACCACCCGGATATCGAGAACTTCATCACCTGGAAGGCATCCGAAGAGCAGAAGGTCGCCGCGCTCGTGGCCGGCTCGAAGATCTGCGATCTCTTCCTGAACATGATCATGAAGATCGCCGTCGAGGGTGGCACCGATCGCCACCTCAACCACGATCTCGATATCGCCATCAAGAAGGCGCTTGCCCGCGGCGTTGCGATGAACTACATCGTCCGCTGCCTGCGCTTGGTCGAGATGGGCTACGACCACATCGACTTCAAGACCTTCGATACGCACTACGAAGGCGAAGCATACCAGACCGTCTCGGGACAGAACTCGAACAACTCGGTCCGCGTCACCAACGACTTCATGAATGCGGTTGCGAACGACGAGGAGTGGCAGCTCCGCTACCGCACCAGTGGTAAGGTCGCCAAGACCGTCAAGGCATCGCACCTGTGGAACGAGATCACGCTCGCCGCATGGTCGAGCGCCGATCCGGGCATGCAGTTCGATACGACCATTAACGAGTGGCATACCTGCCCCGCAGACGGCCGCATCAACGCCAGCAACCCATGCTCCGAGTACATGTTCCTCGACGACACGGCCTGTAACCTCGCGTCGATCAACCTCGCGCACTTCCTCAACGAGGAGACCGGCGAGTTCGACATCGAAGGCTACAAGCATGCGGCGCGCATCTGGACGATCACGCTCGAGATCTCGGTGCTCATGGCGCAATTCCCGTCGCGCGAGATCGCGCAGCGTTCGTTCGATTACCGCACGCTCGGCCTCGGTTACGCGAACCTCGGTACCATCCTCATGGTGCTCGGCATTCCGTACGATTCGCCGAAGGCGCTTGCCATTAGCGGCGCACTGACCGCCATCCTCTGCGGCGAGAGCTATGCAGCGTCGGCCGAAATGGCGCGCGACCTCGGCGCATTCCCGCGCTATGAGGCCAACAAGGAGTCGATGCTCCGCGTCATCCGCAACCACAAACTTGCTGCCTACGATGCAGCCGCCGACCGCTACGAGGGCCTGACCATCAAGCCGATGGGCATCAGCGCCGAAGAAGCGCCGGAAGATCTCCTTACTGCCGCACGCGAGTGCTGGGACCGCGCCTACGAGCTCGGCGAAGCACACGGCTTCCGCAACGCACAGGTCACCGTCATCGCGCCGACCGGCACGATCGGCCTCGTGATGGATTGCGACACCACCGGCATCGAGCCCGACTTCGCCATCGTGAAGTTCAAGAAGCTCGCCGGCGGCGGATATTTCAAGATCGTCAATCAGTCGGTCCGCAAGGCGCTCGTGCGCTTGGGCTATACCGACAAGCAGATCGAAGAGATCGAGAAGTTCTGCAAAGGCCACGGCACGCTCGTCGGCTGCCCGGCGGTCAATCGCTCGACGCTCAAGCTCAAAGGCTTCTCCGACGAGAAGATCGACGAGATCGAGAAGCAGTGCGACAACGTCTTCGATCTCCGTTTTGCGTTCAACAAGTGGACGCTCGGCGAAGACTACTGCAAGAAGCTCGGCTTCACGCTCGAGCAGATGGACGATCCGAACTTCGATATGCTCGCATCGCTCGGCTATTCGAAGGAAGAGATCTCGAAGGCCAACGATTACGTCTGCGGCACGATGACCATCGAAGGCGCGCCGTTCCTCGCCGACGAACACCTGCCGATCTTCGATTGCGCCAACAAGTGCGGCAAGTACGGCAAGCGCTTCATCCCCTACAATGCGCACATCCGCATGATGGCGGCCGCACAGCCGTTCATCTCGGGTGCGATCTCGAAGACGATCAATATGCCGAACGAGGCGACCGTCGAGGATATCTCGAATGCGTACACCGACTCGTGGAAGCTCATGATCAAGGCGAACGCGCTCTATCGCGACGGCTCCAAGCTGTCGCAGCCGCTCAACTCGATCAACGAAGAAGGCGACCTCGCTGAGCAGGTCCTCTTCAGCGATCCCGAGGACGAGATCAAAGAGACCGTTGGCGCTGCCGAGCTGCACCAGCTCATCAACGTGCAGGCCGAAGAGACCGGCACATGGCAGCCGCGCCGCCTGAAGCTGCCGCAGCGCCGCCGCGGATGGCTCCGCGAAGCCGTCGTCGGCGGACACAAAGTGTACCTGCGTACCGGCGAATACGACGACGGTGCGCTCGGTGAGATCTTTATCGATATGTACAAAGAGGGCGCAAGCTTCAAGGGACTCTTGAACTGCTTCGCCGTCTTGGCTTCGAAGGCGCTCCAGTACGGCGTGCCGCTCGAAGAGTTAGTGGATACCTTTACGTTCACCCGTTTCGAGCCCGCCGGATCGGTCCAGGGACACGAAGCGATCAAGAACGCAACATCGATCCTCGATTACGTTTTCCGTGCGCTCGGCTACGAATACCTCAATCGTACCGATTTCGTCCACGTCAAAGCGGTCGACGAGCACAAGCACGACCACCATCACCACGCAAGCGTTGCGGCGGGGCCTGCGACTGCGCCGGTATCGGCCGTCAGCACGCAGCGCACCGAAGCGCCGAGCGAGGATGAGGTCGTCGAGCGGCTCAAGAACCAGCAGAAGTCCGAACCCGAACCGGCCATGGCCGCCGCGACCAGCGCCGCCACCGCCGCCGAAACCCGCAAACAACAGTACCGCGAAGCCAAAACCAAAGGCTACACCGGCGAGCAATGCCCCGCCTGCGGATCGATGAGAGTCAAGCGCAACGGCGCCTGCACCCTCTGCGAAGACTGCGGCACGACCAGCGGGTGTTCGTGAGGAAACGGATAAAGAGTTTACATTAGGTTTTGAGATAATGCGTGAGAGTGCTCACGCGTTATCCCGTCGCCATGAAATACGATCTTGAGATAAAACCACGAGCGCTCAAGGACCTTACCCGCCTTCCGGTGGAAGATAGGATACGCATGCTCGCGCGGATCGAACAGCTCACGAACGGACTGGACGGCGATATTAAGAAGCTAAAATCGCACGAACCTCAGTATCGCGTTCGTTCCGGAAACTACAGGGCGCTGTTCAATATCGAAGGAAACAAGATCGTTGTGTACAGGGTTAAGGATCGGAAGGAGTCGTACAACTAACATGTTATATCACACTGAGTACTTCGAGAAGAACGGCCAGAATTTCGTCGTTCTGCCCGCCGAAGAATTTCGGAAGATGCAAGAACTTCTCGAAGATGCAGAAGACGTCCTCGATCTTGAGACAGCGATTTCCGAGGAGCAACACATCCCCGGCCTGACGCTTGAGGAAGTAAAACGGACGCTCAATATCCCATAAGGCCGTCGTGGAGACAGCCAGTCGTGCTCTGGCCGCCTCCAGCGCCTGCACTCTCTGCGAATACTTCGGCACAACCAGCGGGTGTAGCTAGGGAGGGTGAAGCCCTTGTTGACAGTCGGGCTGATATTCGCCAGAATCGATGAGTGAGGGTCTCCTGACTCGGGAAGCCACGAGGAAGCTTGGATAGTCAGGTTAGCTGTAGACACGCATTCGTAAGTTGGAGCTGTCACGTATTGGAGGAGGGGTTAGAGGTGGTAGTCCTTGGACAGAATGTTGATGATGTCATTGTTATTTTCGCCTTGAGGCAGCTGGAGGATCGCGTGCTGTTGCAACCAGCGGAAGCTCGCATCAAGAAGCTAAGACAACAATTCTCAAACGTTATTGTACTTGATGGTACGCACGATGGGATTGCAATCCAACTTGAGAAACTTGCGGCTTTAGGCATAGAACACCCAGTTATTATTGAAATAATTTCTCACGGTAGTCTGTCTGGGACAGAGGCTTGTTCTGACGTTGATCGCGTCGCATGGACTAAAATTGCATCGTTCATACGACAGCTTCCAGCAGAGAAGGTGGTGCTAGTGAACGCCATGTCGACCTGCATGTCATTCGCCCTCGTTGACTTGCTTTGTAACTCCGTTCAGGCGGTGTTTGCAAACAATCTCGCCGCCAGTGCGGCAGCTTTCTCTCAATCTGACATACTCTATTCGAAGGGGTTTAAATTGATGCAGCATGGACTTGATGTCGCGCATATGTTAGATCAGTATACTTGGTGCAAGGGAGGTCAAAGGGAGAATGTGATAGACTGGCAAAAGAGATATGAGTTGCTGACAGACGAGCATCAGGATGCTGCGTATTGGAATGAATGGGACCCGGTACTTCGAAAAGCAGCCGGAATCGAGAAATCAGACGCCACATAAGCAAAGTTAAGTACAACTTATTATGGACGAGAAGGATTTAGCACAGATTGCTGGACCGGCAGATCGTTCATTTCGAAAACTACTTGAGACGATAGTTTCAGGCTTCGGCCTGAAAACCGGCTCGCGGCAGATCAAGAAACAAGGCGAAACCGCATTGAGCCTAGCCAAGCAGTTAGACTCGCTTGTGCAGTCATCCCCAAACCTCGACGGGGTCTCCCTAGAATTGCGGGATGGCAATATTCAGATGATGGCAACCGCCTCGCAGAGAGCGCTCTCATTTGACCAGCGCTCAGATGTAGCCCTGCGACTAAATGCTGAAAGAAAACAACAAAACCGAGAGAGCATAATCGCAGATGCAGCCTTTGAGTTGACGGCGGGTGACTCTCAGGTTCCGTTATCCGAGGATCCTGTTGACCCAGATTGGACAGTTCGCTTCTTTAACATCGCAGAGGATGTTTCTGACGATGACATGCAACTGATTTGGGGTAGAATTCTAGCAGGTGAGGTTTGCCAACCGGGTAGTTACAGTTTGCGCACGCTTGATCTCTTAAAGAATATTTCCCAAAAGGAAGCAACGCTCTTCGCAACGCTTTGCAAGTTCGTCTTTAATGGCCGATTCGTATACTACCAAGAGGGAATATTCCCAGAGTTCTGCGATATGAGCTTTGACGATATCCTTCTCCTCGAGGAGGCAGGATTGCTCCAGCACTCCCTGTTCTTTACTATGAACAAGAAAGATACAGAAAAAGGGAGACTCGAAATATGGTACAATAGCACCTTCGCATTCAACCTCAGCGCCGACAAAATACCCACACCTATGCCGTGCCTAAAACTAACCAAGGCGGGTATTGAACTGTCTACGCTCACCCAGGGACCAAGGAGCCGGAAATACGCCCGATTGCTGCGCGAGTTTTATCGACAGCAGGGGTTCACCATTATGGAATACACAGGTGGAGGCAATATCGTGGGGGGAGCTTTTAGACCGCCCGAGTGGGATGAAGATGATTTGTCAGATAGGAAGCCGAAAGAAGATTGGGGCAGACTTTAGAGTGTATCGACTCCATCCACACCTAGATCCGATAAATCCAGACTAAGCGAAATTCGTTTATCACCCTTCATGTAGACCACACTGCAACTCGCGTTTCCACAAACAACTTCTGGATACTCTTGATAGGGACGGTTGTCTCGAAGTTCATAAACCGGCTTCCAACCGTCTTGCATGAGAATGCGACGAGCGCGGGAGTACGGTACAGCGTACCACAACCCGAATGCAGCCAACTCGGCACCTACTGAAGCTGTATCAACGGGATTCTTGAAGACCGGGCCATCTGAACCACCATCGCAGAAATACTCGCTGCAGAGTCGCCCAGAAACCACTGTAGCGTCATCAAGTTTGAAGTGTTCGAGAATCTGCCGTTCCACCTCGTGTGGCAGGGTGCCTAGCGGGAAGTTGACATACGCTTTGCCCGTCGGGAGTGCATTGCCATCCAAAGTCGCGTTGTGTGAATCCTCGGCAGCGATGTAATGGACGCGGAAGAACTTGTTTAGAGGTGCACTGTAAATTACGAGGCCTCTCTCGTCAGGGCATCTATGTGGGTAGCACCCATCCCAGATCAGGTACTCTCCACCATCAAGAAACACTCGATAGACACTGTGTACGTCGAGGTAGTAAGGAATCAAGGTCTTGCTTAGAAGTTTCCCATTTGACTTGCTCCGCATCTGAAGTAGTCCGTTATCTTCCCTCGGCTTAAATGTAATCTTTCCGGTCACATTGGTTAGCTCGAAGATATCAGATGTCCCGTCAAGAGCCATAAAAGTATTTGAAAGTATCGGCGCAGGCAGATTAGGCTGGGTGGATGACTGTCTCGTTTTTGAGCTGTTGATTGAATCATCGCCTGTGGGGAGCCGACCATGGGATGCGGTGTCGGTATTCGGATGCGACGTCGTGTCGTATCCCATTCTTTTCAAGATTGACCCGAACACCAGTATTCCCAAGAACCACAGAAGCAGCTTTCTGTTTCGAGCTGCCTTTGCCTGTTTGCTGGCATCTCTTTTCGGCGGTGGTTGTGGTGGCGGTGGCTCGGTCCTGGTCTGACCAGCGTTTCGTGGCGGGTCCGTCGTCTGACGGCCGTGTGCATCACGGTTTGACTGGCGTTGGTGCGATTGCTGATTCGCGTACTCCTCGATGAAGGATTTCACAAATCCGTACGCCTCGTTTATCCGCTTCGTTCTTTCTTCGGCCTTCCTCCTTAGGTTTTCATTTCCTTGGAATCGATCAGGGTGCCAGACATTGATAAGCTCTCGGTATGCCTTTTGAGCATCGGCAAGCGAAGAGCCAAATGGTATTTCCAGCACATCAAAATACTTCTTGACTTCTGAGGGAGTCATCGATCATGCCGATTGCATAAGTCCACAATTGAACAATACCAACAGTTATTGGTTTCGTCGCTGGCCGACGACTGGCCTGTGAATCTGCTGAGCTTTCGAATTATTCTTTGGCCGTTTTCCCTGCCTCTGCTTTTTCCTTGAGCAACGCATCGCGCAGCAGCTTGCCGTAGTGTTTTTTGTCCTTTTCGTACTCGGCTTCGTAGCGGGCTAGGGCTTTGCGGAGCTTGGCGATCGGGGTGCGCATTTTGCTTGTTTCGGGGTCGAACGCATCCATCGGGGTTGGGTGCGGGTTGCCGTGGAAGCAGAGGTCCGGCTCGAGCAGCGCGGCCTGAATGAGCCGCTGGGTGTCGTGAATGTTCACCGTGTCGATCTTCAAATTGGTCACCATTTCATCATAGATCGCCTGCGCCTTTGTACGCTGGGCGTGTGCTTCGAACGTTACCAGAGCGAGCAGTGCGAGAGTCATCATATACGTTTTCATCGTCGCTTCCTTTCGTGGCTTGTGAGGGATACACTATCTAAACGGGGACAAGAACCGTGCCACAAATCCAAAGCACCTCTCCTGCCCGACAACCGCTCTGGGTTGAAACCTGAAGCGGCGAGTGTAGTACTATCAAAGGCAAGGCACCGACGGTTGTTGGCGTGTCTTGGTATTTGTAGTAACAATGATCGATTTCATGACTGTAGTCTTCAGATCTTTCGGAATTGTAGCATTGGTGTTGTCGCTTGGCGCGTGTCGCGGCGCGAAGTTCGAGAGCGGTTCGATGGAGCCGACGATCCACCAAGGCGATGTGGTCACGATCAACCATACCGCGTACTTGAACAGCGATCCGCAGCGCTGGGATGTCGCGGCATATGAGGACGAGGACACGCATGGCAATAGTTGGTGTCACCGGATCGTCGGTATGCCCGGGGAGACAATCGATCTGCGGGACGGCTTCGTCATTATCGATAGTGTGAAACTTGAGTATCCTGCAAAGATCGGGAAGGTGAGGTACTCCGCTCTGCCGGCCGGGACGCCGACAAAGATCCATTTGCCGTATCTTATTCCTAA
It contains:
- the lepB gene encoding signal peptidase I → MTVVFRSFGIVALVLSLGACRGAKFESGSMEPTIHQGDVVTINHTAYLNSDPQRWDVAAYEDEDTHGNSWCHRIVGMPGETIDLRDGFVIIDSVKLEYPAKIGKVRYSALPAGTPTKIHLPYLIPKDCYFVLGDNTSDAIDSRYLGAIKRSDIRGRIEGK
- a CDS encoding DnaJ domain-containing protein gives rise to the protein MTPSEVKKYFDVLEIPFGSSLADAQKAYRELINVWHPDRFQGNENLRRKAEERTKRINEAYGFVKSFIEEYANQQSHQRQSNRDAHGRQTTDPPRNAGQTRTEPPPPQPPPKRDASKQAKAARNRKLLLWFLGILVFGSILKRMGYDTTSHPNTDTASHGRLPTGDDSINSSKTRQSSTQPNLPAPILSNTFMALDGTSDIFELTNVTGKITFKPREDNGLLQMRSKSNGKLLSKTLIPYYLDVHSVYRVFLDGGEYLIWDGCYPHRCPDERGLVIYSAPLNKFFRVHYIAAEDSHNATLDGNALPTGKAYVNFPLGTLPHEVERQILEHFKLDDATVVSGRLCSEYFCDGGSDGPVFKNPVDTASVGAELAAFGLWYAVPYSRARRILMQDGWKPVYELRDNRPYQEYPEVVCGNASCSVVYMKGDKRISLSLDLSDLGVDGVDTL